From one Streptococcus pneumoniae genomic stretch:
- a CDS encoding glycosyltransferase, producing the protein MFQNKKILITHIWLRGFGGAEINILELASFFKDNGAEVEVFTFFVKDPMKTEFEQRNIPVITDNFYPFDLTSYDYIWSAQNILPITIIKNLGQKRVKTPKFLFFHMAALPEHVLEQPFVYQLEEKISSTTLAVSQEIVDDNLHRFFGEIPNLQFYQNPVPPNYIQEKYRHTHSNLKKILVISNHPPQEIKELEDELKEFQVEVDYYGVWTDKYELVSPDLLTKYDCVIGIGKNIPYCLVMGKPIYVYDHFAGPGFLTDENFEIAEYHNFSGRGFETQKRTSKEIAEDILKHFSEAKEFQEKNLEKFQKQFSLQYVVPSILQNIEDNGEIDIVFDSYYITYLLAMNIFIKDIVVRLDNDTVNLWNQVYYLEDELGITKDFLRSRTDELDIVTDKYRAIEKELALLKASRFYTLSLKWKKVKKIMKCMNFSIKDKETNKHE; encoded by the coding sequence ATGTTTCAGAACAAGAAAATTTTAATCACTCATATTTGGTTACGAGGTTTTGGTGGAGCAGAGATTAACATATTGGAACTCGCATCGTTTTTTAAAGATAATGGTGCAGAAGTTGAAGTGTTCACTTTTTTTGTCAAAGATCCGATGAAAACAGAGTTTGAACAGAGAAATATTCCTGTGATTACAGATAATTTCTATCCATTTGATTTAACTTCTTATGATTATATTTGGTCTGCACAGAATATCCTTCCAATTACTATTATCAAAAATTTGGGACAAAAACGTGTAAAGACCCCCAAATTTTTATTTTTCCATATGGCTGCCTTACCAGAACATGTTTTGGAACAACCGTTTGTATATCAATTAGAAGAAAAGATTTCTTCTACGACGTTAGCTGTGTCACAAGAGATTGTTGATGATAATCTTCATCGATTTTTCGGAGAAATTCCTAATTTACAATTCTATCAAAATCCTGTTCCTCCTAACTATATACAAGAAAAATATAGACATACACACTCGAACTTGAAAAAGATTTTAGTGATTTCAAATCACCCCCCTCAAGAAATCAAAGAATTAGAAGATGAATTAAAAGAGTTTCAAGTTGAGGTGGATTATTATGGTGTGTGGACAGATAAGTATGAATTGGTTAGTCCAGATTTATTAACTAAATATGATTGTGTGATTGGTATTGGTAAGAATATTCCTTATTGTCTAGTGATGGGAAAACCGATTTATGTGTACGATCATTTTGCTGGTCCGGGTTTTCTTACAGACGAAAATTTTGAAATAGCAGAGTATCACAATTTTTCGGGTAGAGGATTTGAAACACAAAAACGTACAAGCAAAGAAATTGCGGAAGATATTCTCAAGCATTTTTCTGAAGCGAAGGAATTTCAAGAAAAGAATTTAGAAAAATTTCAGAAACAATTCTCTCTTCAATATGTTGTGCCTTCAATTTTACAAAATATAGAGGATAATGGGGAAATTGATATAGTTTTTGATTCATACTATATCACCTATCTACTAGCCATGAATATCTTTATAAAGGATATTGTTGTTCGTTTAGATAATGATACAGTAAATCTTTGGAATCAAGTGTATTATCTTGAAGATGAACTAGGCATAACAAAGGATTTTCTTCGTTCTAGGACAGATGAACTAGATATAGTAACGGATAAATATCGCGCAATAGAAAAAGAATTGGCATTGTTAAAAGCGTCAAGATTTTACACTCTATCTTTGAAATGGAAGAAAGTGAAGAAAATAATGAAGTGCATGAACTTTTCAATAAAGGACAAGGAAACGAATAAACATGAATAG
- a CDS encoding ABC transporter ATP-binding protein: MTEKQIALKVEHVSKSFRLPTESTQSLRTSLVNYFRGVKGYKEQHVLEDVSFEVEKGDFFGIIGRNGSGKSTLLKVISQIYTPESGKVTVNGTLVPFIELGVGFNPELTGRENVYLNGALLGFSREEIAAMYDDIVEFAELEEFMDQKLKNYSSGMQVRLAFSIAIKAQGDILILDEVLAVGDEAFQRKCFDYFAQLKREKKTVILVTHSMEQVQRFCNKAMLIDKGHRTEIGTPMEISRIYKVLNGIGVETESTQQLDIHGISVEADFRNQKDETLLFDFDIYFEHKIIDPVLTFTIHKDNGELLYRWVSDEEVDGEISVVDQRAHLTFEIQNIFPNGKFLTEFGVKSRDRSKEYAMFSGISDFELINRGKAGNNIYWKPKADVKLI, encoded by the coding sequence ATGACAGAAAAACAAATTGCTTTAAAAGTCGAACATGTGAGTAAGTCTTTCCGTTTACCAACAGAGTCTACTCAAAGTTTGCGTACGAGTTTGGTGAATTACTTTAGAGGAGTCAAAGGCTATAAAGAGCAACATGTCTTAGAGGATGTTTCTTTTGAAGTTGAAAAAGGCGATTTTTTTGGAATTATTGGACGAAACGGATCTGGAAAATCAACGCTTCTAAAGGTTATTTCTCAAATCTATACACCTGAGTCTGGAAAAGTGACTGTAAATGGGACCTTGGTTCCTTTTATTGAGCTTGGAGTAGGATTTAATCCAGAATTGACAGGACGTGAAAATGTTTATTTGAATGGTGCACTTCTTGGATTTTCTAGGGAAGAAATCGCAGCCATGTATGATGATATTGTAGAATTTGCAGAGCTAGAAGAATTTATGGATCAAAAATTGAAGAATTACTCTAGTGGAATGCAAGTGCGTTTAGCTTTTTCAATTGCCATCAAGGCCCAAGGTGATATTCTTATTTTGGATGAGGTATTAGCAGTTGGAGATGAAGCTTTCCAGAGAAAGTGTTTTGATTATTTTGCACAATTAAAACGTGAGAAAAAGACTGTCATTTTAGTGACTCATTCTATGGAGCAGGTGCAGCGATTTTGCAATAAAGCTATGTTGATCGATAAAGGTCATCGGACGGAAATTGGAACTCCGATGGAAATTTCTCGTATTTATAAGGTACTAAACGGTATTGGAGTGGAGACGGAAAGTACACAACAACTTGATATACATGGAATCTCAGTAGAGGCAGATTTCAGAAATCAGAAGGACGAGACACTGCTGTTTGATTTTGATATATATTTTGAGCATAAAATTATTGATCCTGTACTAACATTTACAATTCATAAAGATAACGGTGAATTGCTTTATCGATGGGTTTCGGATGAAGAAGTAGATGGAGAAATCAGTGTGGTGGACCAACGAGCACATTTGACATTTGAAATCCAAAATATTTTTCCGAATGGAAAGTTTTTAACAGAATTTGGTGTGAAATCTCGTGATCGTTCGAAAGAGTACGCAATGTTTAGCGGTATTTCGGATTTTGAATTGATTAATAGAGGAAAAGCGGGGAATAACATTTATTGGAAACCGAAAGCAGATGTGAAGCTAATATAA
- a CDS encoding ABC transporter permease, which yields MNLFHKKNMILLKEMVKTDFKLRYQGSLIGHLWSILKPLLLFTIMYLVFVRFLRFDDGTPHYAVSLLLGMVTWNFFTEATNMGMLSIASRGDLLRKINFPKEIIVFSSIVNAAINYSINLLVVFVFALINGVVPTFQVLVIIPLFLELSLFATGIAFILATFFVKYRDIGPIWEVILQAGMYSTPIIYSLTYIIQRGHMTIAKLMMMNPLAQIIQELRHFIVYSGATISWDIFENKIFLVIPYVLSISVFVFGYVLFKRKSKKFAEIL from the coding sequence TGAATTTGTTTCATAAAAAAAATATGATTTTATTAAAAGAAATGGTTAAAACGGATTTCAAGCTTCGTTATCAAGGAAGTTTAATTGGTCATTTATGGTCGATTTTAAAACCCCTTTTGCTCTTTACCATTATGTATCTTGTATTTGTACGCTTTCTGCGCTTTGATGATGGAACGCCTCATTACGCTGTTAGTTTGCTATTGGGGATGGTGACGTGGAACTTTTTTACAGAAGCGACAAATATGGGGATGTTATCAATTGCCTCTCGCGGTGACTTACTGAGAAAGATTAATTTTCCAAAAGAGATTATTGTCTTCTCTTCCATTGTCAACGCTGCCATTAATTACTCAATCAACTTATTGGTTGTATTTGTGTTTGCCTTAATCAATGGAGTAGTGCCAACCTTCCAAGTATTGGTGATTATTCCTCTCTTTTTGGAATTGTCCTTATTTGCTACGGGAATTGCATTTATTCTAGCAACATTTTTTGTGAAGTATCGTGATATTGGACCGATCTGGGAAGTTATTTTGCAAGCAGGGATGTATTCGACACCGATTATTTACTCCCTTACTTATATTATCCAACGGGGGCATATGACGATTGCAAAATTGATGATGATGAATCCGTTAGCCCAGATTATTCAAGAGTTAAGACATTTTATTGTCTATTCTGGAGCGACTATTTCATGGGATATCTTTGAAAATAAAATCTTTTTAGTCATTCCTTATGTGCTATCTATTTCAGTCTTTGTATTTGGATATGTTCTTTTTAAACGAAAATCTAAGAAATTTGCGGAGATTTTATAA